One Rhodoluna sp. KAS3 DNA window includes the following coding sequences:
- the glgB gene encoding 1,4-alpha-glucan branching protein GlgB, giving the protein MATRKKTQITLPELSGDFIERVANGAHHDPHSLLGIHPHETGWVIRTLKPLAKTVTAILDGADPVTLVHLSHGVWQGFVDAKKVPDYRIVATYEGDDAEVEWRIDDPYRHVPTLGELDLHLIREGRHEELWRALGSNLHSVKGSLGESHGTRFAVWAPNAQAVRVVGEFNHWNGVAHSMRVMGASGVWELFIPGIGAGTKYKYEILTQDGNWITKIDPLARATEVPPSTASIVSESTYKWKDKKWIDARTKRDALKAPMSIYELHAGSWRLGLDYRGLADELIPYVKEMGFTHVEFMPLAEHPYAPSWGYQVTGYYAPTSRFGSADDLKYLIDRLHAENIGVILDWVPAHFPKDEWALGRFDGRALYEAEDPRRGEHPDWGTFIFDFGRTEVKNFLVANALYWLEEFHIDGLRVDAVASMLYLDYSRESDNWLPNQFGGRENLDAISFMQEVNATAYRRNPGIMMIAEESTSWGGVSAPTDGGGLGFGFKWNMGWMNDTLQYIEKDPAYRKYHHGELTFSMLYAYDEKFILPISHDEVVHGKGSLLSKMPGDRWQQLANVRAYLAFMWAHPGKQLLFMGSEFGQQSEWNQERGLEWWILDQPIHRGLQQLVATLNRVYLENPSMWQLDHDHRGFVWIDGGNADGNLLSFLRYDEKGEPIAVVINFAGHPHHDFKLGLPKSGKWNEILNTDAAEFGGSGVGNFGQIEATGDGTHGQPHSASISVPPLGAVWFKPAK; this is encoded by the coding sequence ATGGCTACTCGTAAAAAGACTCAAATCACTCTGCCTGAGCTCTCTGGCGATTTCATTGAGCGGGTTGCCAATGGCGCCCACCACGACCCTCACTCGTTGCTGGGTATTCACCCGCACGAAACCGGATGGGTGATTAGAACCCTGAAGCCATTGGCAAAAACTGTCACTGCGATTCTGGACGGCGCCGACCCAGTAACCCTTGTCCACCTCTCACACGGGGTCTGGCAGGGGTTTGTGGACGCAAAGAAGGTTCCTGACTACCGAATCGTTGCCACCTATGAGGGCGATGACGCAGAGGTTGAATGGCGCATCGACGACCCTTACCGCCACGTGCCGACTCTAGGGGAACTTGACCTTCACTTGATTCGCGAAGGCCGCCACGAAGAGCTTTGGCGAGCACTGGGCTCGAACCTTCACAGCGTTAAGGGATCGTTGGGTGAAAGCCACGGCACCCGTTTTGCAGTCTGGGCTCCAAACGCTCAGGCCGTGCGTGTGGTTGGCGAATTCAATCACTGGAATGGTGTTGCACACTCAATGCGCGTAATGGGCGCCTCTGGCGTTTGGGAACTGTTCATTCCGGGCATCGGTGCTGGCACCAAATACAAGTACGAAATTTTGACCCAGGACGGCAACTGGATTACCAAGATTGACCCGCTGGCCCGGGCTACCGAAGTGCCGCCTTCAACCGCATCAATCGTGTCTGAGTCCACCTATAAGTGGAAAGACAAGAAGTGGATCGACGCTCGTACCAAGCGGGATGCTCTGAAAGCACCGATGTCTATTTACGAACTGCACGCCGGTTCGTGGAGACTTGGCCTGGATTACCGCGGACTTGCCGACGAGCTGATTCCATACGTTAAAGAGATGGGCTTTACGCATGTTGAGTTCATGCCGCTTGCCGAGCATCCTTACGCACCATCCTGGGGTTACCAGGTAACCGGTTACTACGCCCCGACCTCAAGATTTGGCTCTGCTGATGACCTCAAGTACCTAATCGACCGTCTGCACGCCGAAAACATCGGTGTGATTCTTGACTGGGTTCCAGCTCACTTTCCGAAGGATGAATGGGCCTTGGGCCGCTTTGATGGGCGTGCGCTGTATGAGGCTGAAGACCCTCGACGCGGTGAGCACCCAGACTGGGGTACCTTCATCTTTGATTTTGGCCGCACCGAGGTTAAGAACTTCTTGGTTGCCAACGCCCTCTACTGGCTTGAAGAATTCCACATCGATGGACTCCGCGTGGATGCGGTTGCTTCAATGCTGTACCTTGACTACTCGCGCGAGAGCGACAACTGGCTACCAAACCAATTTGGTGGCCGCGAAAACCTTGATGCCATCTCGTTCATGCAAGAGGTAAACGCCACCGCGTATCGCCGCAATCCTGGAATCATGATGATTGCTGAGGAATCAACCAGTTGGGGTGGCGTAAGCGCACCAACCGACGGTGGCGGACTTGGCTTTGGATTCAAGTGGAACATGGGCTGGATGAACGACACCCTCCAGTACATCGAAAAAGACCCGGCCTACCGCAAGTACCACCACGGCGAACTGACCTTCTCGATGCTCTATGCCTACGACGAGAAGTTCATCCTGCCAATTAGCCACGACGAGGTAGTACATGGTAAGGGCTCGCTGCTTTCAAAGATGCCGGGCGACCGCTGGCAGCAATTGGCCAATGTTCGTGCCTACCTGGCATTCATGTGGGCTCACCCTGGCAAGCAGCTGTTGTTCATGGGTTCAGAGTTTGGTCAGCAGTCAGAGTGGAACCAAGAGCGCGGACTCGAGTGGTGGATTTTGGACCAGCCGATTCACCGCGGTCTGCAGCAGTTGGTAGCAACGCTCAATCGCGTTTACCTAGAAAACCCATCGATGTGGCAACTTGACCACGACCACAGGGGCTTTGTTTGGATCGACGGCGGCAACGCAGACGGCAACCTGCTCTCATTCCTTCGCTATGACGAAAAGGGCGAGCCAATAGCTGTCGTGATCAACTTTGCCGGCCACCCTCACCATGACTTCAAGCTCGGATTACCAAAGTCGGGCAAGTGGAATGAAATTTTGAACACTGATGCCGCTGAGTTCGGTGGCTCGGGAGTCGGAAACTTTGGTCAAATAGAAGCGACTGGTGACGGAACCCACGGTCAACCGCACTCGGCTAGCATTTCGGTGCCACCGCTCGGTGCCGTTTGGTTCAAGCCGGCCAAGTAA
- a CDS encoding alpha-1,4-glucan--maltose-1-phosphate maltosyltransferase produces MSKVNQISYRHARPFGRLPILSVSPAVENGRWPAKAYAGEVVPFAATVFREGHDALAAEVLLTSPTGTQTVHRMVAGAPGSDRWHTSVLLSEEGTYTFQIRAFADDFETWHHNASVKLAVGVDEELMMLEGIALLTRAAAEKGRTAANARNLVELAEKLGDTSRSAQSRFAEAETKAIAKAIANQPIRSLITLSEDFEIKSERSRSGVGAWYEFFPRSEGAKFDAKTKTWTSGTFKTAMKRLPAVAEMGFNVLYMPPIHPIGVAYRKGPNNTLTAGPQDPGSPWAIGSEAGGHDAIHPDLGTEKDFAAFVRAANDRGIEIALDFALQASPDHPWVRSNPEWFTTRADGSIAYAENPPKKYQDIFPINFDNDPEGIYFESLRIIKLWVSRGVKIFRVDNPHTKPVAFWEWLINEVNAEFPEVVFLAEAFTRPAMMHALGKAGFQQSYTYYTWRNTKAELESYLTEISKASSDFFRPNLWVSTPDILTEYLQFGGPAAHKIRAAIAATASPSWGMYAGYELCESVARPGAEEHIDSEKFEYRPRDWQAAEKGGRSIAPYITKLNQIRAAHPALRQLRNFELHHTDDSAIICYSKHLAAEHTESGKADTVLVVANVDPHAVRETTVHLNLAKLGLPEGATFEVHDLITGETYKWSTDNYVRLDAFHEPAHIFKIGKVL; encoded by the coding sequence GTGAGCAAAGTTAACCAGATCAGCTACCGACACGCACGACCATTTGGGCGCCTACCGATTTTGTCAGTCTCTCCGGCTGTCGAGAATGGTCGCTGGCCAGCCAAAGCCTATGCCGGTGAAGTAGTTCCTTTTGCCGCCACAGTTTTTCGCGAGGGTCACGACGCGCTCGCCGCAGAGGTGCTACTAACCTCACCGACCGGAACCCAAACCGTGCACCGTATGGTGGCTGGCGCTCCAGGCTCAGACCGCTGGCACACATCGGTGTTGCTTTCTGAAGAAGGCACCTACACCTTTCAGATTCGTGCTTTTGCAGATGATTTTGAAACCTGGCACCACAACGCCAGTGTCAAGCTTGCCGTTGGGGTTGACGAAGAACTGATGATGCTCGAGGGCATTGCCCTCTTGACCCGGGCCGCAGCCGAAAAAGGCCGCACAGCCGCAAACGCACGCAACTTGGTTGAACTAGCCGAAAAACTTGGCGACACCTCACGTTCTGCCCAATCGCGATTTGCCGAGGCCGAAACCAAAGCCATCGCAAAGGCCATCGCCAACCAACCGATTCGCAGTCTGATTACCCTCAGCGAAGATTTCGAGATCAAATCCGAGCGCTCACGGTCAGGTGTTGGCGCATGGTACGAGTTCTTCCCGCGCAGCGAGGGAGCCAAGTTTGATGCCAAAACCAAGACTTGGACCTCGGGCACTTTCAAAACAGCGATGAAGCGTCTGCCAGCTGTGGCGGAAATGGGCTTCAACGTGCTGTACATGCCGCCAATCCACCCAATCGGTGTTGCATATCGAAAGGGGCCGAACAACACGCTCACAGCCGGGCCACAGGACCCTGGATCACCTTGGGCAATTGGTTCCGAGGCTGGTGGCCACGATGCCATTCACCCAGACCTAGGAACCGAGAAGGACTTTGCCGCATTTGTTAGAGCGGCTAATGATCGTGGAATTGAAATTGCCTTGGACTTTGCGCTGCAGGCATCACCTGACCACCCGTGGGTCAGGTCCAACCCTGAGTGGTTTACAACTCGTGCGGATGGGTCAATTGCCTATGCCGAAAACCCTCCTAAGAAGTACCAGGATATTTTCCCGATCAACTTCGATAACGACCCAGAAGGCATCTACTTCGAGTCACTTCGGATTATCAAGCTGTGGGTTTCGCGCGGAGTAAAGATTTTCCGGGTTGATAACCCACACACCAAACCGGTGGCTTTCTGGGAATGGCTGATCAATGAGGTCAACGCAGAGTTTCCTGAGGTGGTCTTTTTGGCCGAAGCTTTTACTCGACCTGCCATGATGCACGCTCTTGGTAAGGCCGGTTTCCAGCAGTCCTACACCTACTACACCTGGCGAAACACCAAGGCGGAGCTAGAAAGCTACCTGACCGAGATTTCCAAGGCCAGTTCGGACTTCTTCCGCCCAAACCTATGGGTGAGCACCCCTGACATTTTGACCGAGTACCTGCAGTTTGGTGGCCCGGCAGCACACAAGATTCGCGCTGCAATCGCAGCTACTGCCTCACCTAGCTGGGGAATGTATGCCGGCTACGAACTTTGCGAGTCGGTGGCCCGCCCAGGCGCAGAAGAACACATTGATAGCGAAAAGTTTGAGTACCGGCCACGTGACTGGCAGGCTGCTGAAAAGGGCGGTCGAAGCATTGCCCCATACATCACCAAACTTAATCAGATTCGTGCCGCCCACCCTGCCCTGCGTCAACTGAGAAACTTTGAGCTTCACCACACAGACGACTCGGCAATCATCTGCTACTCAAAGCATCTGGCGGCAGAACACACCGAGAGCGGAAAAGCAGACACCGTTTTGGTGGTGGCAAATGTTGATCCGCACGCTGTGCGCGAAACAACAGTGCACTTGAATCTAGCCAAACTTGGCCTACCTGAGGGCGCAACCTTCGAAGTGCATGACCTGATTACTGGCGAGACCTACAAATGGTCCACCGATAACTACGTCCGCCTCGATGCATTCCACGAACCTGCACACATTTTCAAAATCGGCAAAGTGCTTTAA
- a CDS encoding tetratricopeptide repeat protein, translating into MSRASLAGAVDLSSLRKPEVNQATGAQSQTGVQEPIRVPDLVALGNANNLKGFVTISANVPVVIEFFSAGNPQSDALAVSLEKAVRSLGGRTLLVRIDAQASPEVVQAFAIQAIPSVVALIKGQPVPLFEGDQPLDHVNAYLNRLLQVAQENGVAGALTVSDEFSGPAEPTLPPKHLEAIEAIEAGNYQGAVAIYQGILLDSPADALAVAGLAQAKLLERTRGVDFDAVLGSAPQNQAEALLKADVLVAIGHAGQGYQTVLTRFAVADKDEREVLRKHLLELFSISQPDAPELAQARRALAALLY; encoded by the coding sequence ATGTCTAGAGCAAGTTTGGCCGGGGCCGTTGACTTGTCCAGCTTGAGAAAACCTGAGGTCAATCAGGCTACCGGCGCACAGAGCCAAACTGGTGTTCAGGAACCAATCCGTGTCCCTGACCTAGTCGCCCTCGGAAACGCCAATAACCTCAAAGGTTTCGTCACGATTTCAGCGAACGTTCCGGTTGTCATCGAATTCTTTTCCGCCGGAAACCCCCAGAGTGATGCCCTAGCGGTTTCGCTCGAAAAGGCCGTTCGCTCCCTCGGTGGCCGAACCCTTTTGGTGCGCATCGACGCCCAGGCTTCGCCAGAGGTTGTTCAGGCTTTTGCTATCCAGGCCATACCAAGCGTCGTCGCCCTGATCAAGGGTCAGCCAGTTCCACTGTTCGAAGGTGATCAGCCGCTGGATCACGTAAACGCCTATCTGAACCGCCTCTTGCAGGTTGCGCAAGAAAACGGCGTTGCTGGGGCCTTGACCGTCTCAGATGAATTCAGCGGCCCAGCAGAGCCAACTCTGCCTCCAAAGCACCTAGAGGCCATCGAGGCAATTGAGGCTGGCAACTATCAGGGCGCCGTGGCTATTTATCAGGGAATTTTGTTGGATAGCCCAGCGGATGCACTGGCCGTAGCTGGCTTGGCCCAGGCCAAATTGCTGGAGCGAACCAGGGGAGTGGACTTTGACGCCGTACTTGGGTCAGCGCCACAGAACCAGGCAGAGGCACTTCTAAAGGCAGATGTGCTCGTTGCCATCGGTCACGCGGGTCAGGGGTACCAAACTGTTCTCACCCGGTTCGCTGTGGCCGACAAAGATGAGCGCGAGGTTTTAAGAAAACACCTGCTCGAGCTCTTCTCGATTTCACAGCCTGATGCACCAGAACTTGCGCAAGCTCGTCGAGCCTTGGCAGCGTTGCTCTACTAA